The following nucleotide sequence is from Aedes aegypti strain LVP_AGWG chromosome 3, AaegL5.0 Primary Assembly, whole genome shotgun sequence.
cgtaacagcttttgtatgaaattttttaaatttttgtatggatcgtaacactacggaagaccccctcccttcccctgttgcgttacgtaatatttgaacgatccctaagtGGTTGGAAGACCCTCGCCCCACTTCCGACAGCAGGGCCGGAACGACTGTGGAGAACGACGGCGGCAAGGAACTGGACTGCGTCGGAGGGATTGAAGGTTTCCAAATGGCtttctacacacttaaattattttgcggattcttgtgaaatctcaacagctgaacagttcggtgaaattaattaacggagtacggttaatttttacagtatttggtgaaaaatcaccgtaatccgttaaattccgacgaaatacggtgttttatttcaccgaactgttcagctgttgagattacggtgaaattcaccgatttccggtaaaatgagcttagtgtgtacgGTGCGTTCCGGGTGTCCGTGAGTAAGTGTTAAAGAAGCATCACTAGCGTCGGAAGAGTCCAAAATACTGAAATTCGGAACCGCATCAGGCATCGGGAAAGCGAAAACTTGAGTGTACTTGCCTAGCAGAGCAGACTGGAAGATCTCTGAACCACATCTAGCAACAGGACCAGGACGACTGTGAAGAACGCTGGCTGGAAAAGGCCGGACTGAGCTTGAGGATTCAGAGACTTCCAAAATGCTAGCTGCACTGCGTCCTGGTTATGAGCTTGACGTAAAACTGCGTTTTACTTGATGTTCTGTTGTCGCCGGAGTAGGGTTGTTTGGGTTTAGCTGGATGGAATACAGGGTTCCAGTATCAATGTTATTGAGATCGACAAGATCAGAAGGAAAACTGGCATATTGGAGCTAATCAGGCAGAGAATTGCTACAAAAGCATGCGTACTTGCCTGAGATAGAAGGTTGGGAGACTCCGTCACCGATCTCGACAACAGGACCAGAACGACTTCGATGGCAGGAACAAGCTGGCACGACTGTGTCGAGTGGATCAAGAGCTCCCTTAGTGCGGCAGGCAAAGCGTTCTGGTTTACGGCATTTGGAGACAGATGTAATTACGTTGCTGCGTTGCATGTTGTTCAGATCTAGTTCGCTAAGTTGACTACACTCGTGGGAGTGGAGAACTGTGAAGCTCCTATTTCCGGGGAGACCGTGATTGTCGGCGTATTCAGGCGGGGTAACCACATGTTTTTTGAACTCTGATCTTCGAATTCTCGGAACAAAACTCCTTTGGGCCAAGTGTCAAGGCTCAGTGCAGCATCACGAAACTTAAGATCGATTCCAATCGATCGAAATGAAACTCAAGCGGCTAGTATCAGTCCCCCGTTTTATAAGCGGAATTGTTTTGATGGGCTTATCGCATTGTAAAGCAACTTTGGCCAATTCCTCGATTGCTTCTGGCTTAACATTTGGATGGACGCGGGAAAGATACAGTCAAAATAATTCTTCCGGTTCGGGGACTGTGAGTATGCTGGTGGAAGTTGTATCTTTCGTTCCGCCGAGCAGAGGTTTAGTAACGACCTGTTTAAAGTTGAATTCTTCGTCACGCCGTCTTTTGGAAGGTGGTTGTTGAAAAGACGGGCCGGGTTCGCGCAAAAACGGAGAAGATGGGGTCATTCGCTTAGACAGAAGAGCGATTTGCTGTCCTTGTTTTGCCCGTTCCTTTCTGATTTCAGCGTGTACTGACTCTTGTTTTTCAGCAATAGACTGAATAGCCTCACCGAACGACGAAACGACCGATTTGAATCAAAGTTCATAATAATTTCGATGGtaattttttggtggttcagaaaagggaccgttcaaatattacgtaacgcaacagggggaaaaagggggtcttacatagtatTACGGTccgtacaaaaaaataaaatttccaatacaaaagctgttacgtaggGGTgcgagggggtctaaaattgaccaattttgcgttacgtaaaatttgaatgaaccgaaagtattgtgttttgccatataagaaaaaTGAAGAGTATTGTATAGgtactgcaagcatgttgaaaacaaTGATTAAGTcctaattttattttcctacatagaaagtttaagtccaattttgcatgcttggtgcatgatattacaaaaaagtttgataaatcgtgctttaaatttcatgtaaacatcaatgaaaccagtgttatatacaactttggcaacctgtTAGCTGTTTCTTGAATTTGaacttttgtgaaaaaaataacttgagGGTTAAAGACTAATGGGCTTTATTGACTTCCTTATTGGTTGAGAGTCAGAGAACGAATAATAAGCAAAAGTAGTTGTGTTTCGTCACTCGTCTACTATGCGAACATGGGCAGTAAATGTCTAGCCCAATGTGGCATGCCGCTCTCACTAATTCGTCACTCATTTCTCCCCATTCTAGTTACATGGAGGAAAACCCCATGGCCGGTTTACACGATGACGGTTCCGATGCAGAACTGGAGTACGACGAAGACGGCAACCCCATTCCGCCGCCGAGGAAGCGCGAGATTGATCCGCTGCCACCGATTGACCACTCCGAGATCGACTACGACAAGTTTGAGAAAAACTTCTACAACCCGCACGAGGACATAGTCGGGCTGAGCTTGTCGAAGATCAACGAACTGCGGAACAAACTGGGCGTCAAGGTTAGTGGCCCGGCTCCGCCGGCACCGGTCACCAGTTTTGCCCATTTTGGATTTGATGAACAGTTGATGAAGGCTATTCGAAAGTCAGAGTACACTCAACCGACACCGATTCAGGCTCAAGGCGTACCGGCTGCGTTGAGTGGCCGTGATATTATTGGTATTGCCAAAACCGGTAGCGGAAAGACAGCGGCCTTTTTATGGCCCATGCTGGTTCACATCATGGACCAGAAGGAATTGGGACCCGGCGATGGACCGATCGGGTTAATCCTTGCACCGACGCGTGAATTATCGTTGCAGATCTACCAAGAAGCTAAAAAGTTCGGCAAGATCTATAACATAAGCGTTTGCTGCTGTTATGGTGGTGGATCCAAGTGGGAACAGAGCAAGGCACTGGAACAAGGTGCGGAGATTGTGGTGGCCACTCCTGGTCGAATGATTGACATGGTGAAGATGAAGGCTACCAACTTGCAGCGTGTGACCTATTTGGTATTGGACGAAGCCgacaaaatgttcaatttgggTTTTGAACCACAGGTTCGCTCGATCTGCAATCATGTCCGCCCGGATCGGCAGACGATGCTTTTCAGCGCTACGTTCAAGAAGAGAATCGAAAGGTTGGCCCGTGATGTGCTGACCGATCCAGTGAGAATTATGCATGGAGATTTAGGTGAAGCTAATGAGGATATTACCCAGCATGTGATTGTGATGAACAATCCGGCGCACAAGTGGAACTGGCTTCTGGCAAAGATGGTTGAGCTGCTATCCGAGGGAACAGTATTGATTTTTGTTACCAAGAAGGCGGATGCCGAACAGGTGAGTAGCTTTGAAAACTAAAGTGTGTAATACCTTGATTCTTACATAATATCGATTTATTCAGGTTGCCAACAATCTCCGTCTGAAGGAATACGATCCAGTGTTGTTGCATGGTGACATGGATCAAGCTGATCGTAACATAGTCATCACCCGTTTCCGAAAACGTGAAGTTGAAATCATGGTGGCCACTGATGTAGCAGCTCGTGGTCTCGATATTCCTCACATTAAAAATGTGATCAACTACGACATTGCTCGGGACATCGATACACATACCCATCGAGTGGGTAGAACGGGTCGTGCTGGCGAAAAGGGCACTGCCTATACTTTGGTGGTGGATAAGGATAAAGAATTTGCCGGACACTTGGTTCGTAACTTGGAGGGTGCGAACCAGGAGGTTCCCGAAGAGTTGATGAAACTGGCAATGCAGAGTGCTTGGTTCAGGAACTCACGTTTTAAGCATAACAATAAGGGTAAAAACCTAAATGTTGGTGGAGCTGGACTAGGATTCCGCTGTCGACCTGTTCCCAGTGGTCCATTGAAGCCCTCGGATGGACCATCATCTTCTTCGGCTGGTGGAAGTGGCTGGAAGGGACCGGTCACTGATCGTTTAACCGCTATGCGCGACACATTCAAAGCCCAGTATAATGCACAATTCAAGGCTTCCTCTGATAGGACATGGGAAAACACACTTCCCGAGGGAGGGGTCTTTGCAAAACCCAACCTCTCGGGTTTCGTTCCCGCGTCTAGTGGTGAAGCAGGCGATCAACCCCAAAGAAATGACGAACATGATCAATCCTATACCGGAGAGGAAGATCGGCCCCGTAAGAAAAAAAGCAGATGGAATTAATTTGCATGCGGTACAGCAACGCCCCCAAAATGCTTAAGGTTGTACGCGATTGTGTCGTTGTGTGGTTTCTGTGTTTAGGTATTGCTCCATGGCAGTTCTATATGTGTCAATTGTAGATGGCCGATACTCCCCGAATCGAGCAAGTGTGGAAGGATAGTGTAAATTGTCTGCGATTACTCCGCATTATGAGCAAAATAAAGTCTTCACAACTATTTCTGTCCAAATGGTATTTTGATGTAATCGAAAGAAATTTTTCCCAACGTGGCTGCCAAGTTCCAAAAGAATTGAGAAACGCAAATCTATGCATGAGTATCAAAGGTTGATGATGTCTAGGTTCAACTCTCTGTACGATCCAAGACCATCGGGTCGGGGTTCATGTTTgatttgaacttctagtcaccctagaacggTGTTTCcagttacctctttcactgttttgtttcgATTCTGCGTTAAGCTCCACAGCAttctatttcattttattcttttggaaccatttttaatctggacgatgtgcaaattagtggggattaaaaagtgttcagtgttaaatgtggtcaaaccaacggccTGCTCTCGTTAAGAGAGGCCCTATTAAAATATGGGAAATAATTATggataaatataatataataaatttgTGTATTACACAAACCCATAACATGAGAATCAGGATTTTTCAATTATAGAATAAATAACAAccgaaaatgtcaaactgactttgacgtctgaatACCGTCGctttgcagtctccatatatagaacaaatgcgtgtatatagtggttatcacgcccaatggtatgggtgcccttgtgtagatgtagttgtgaaccttagaggaaaacaatatgcactctgtctcaaaaaacacccagaatccgggtgtaaatttttcaaattgggtaatatttccatatgcattttgatgagtctggaaagcgtgtgcaagtttctttgaggaaaacaaaaacatactgtgtatgacgagcgtatgctagtctacgtgtgttcaaatgtcactaagctctatatttgcgtttcgtgacgatttgctctccagatggGTTAGTGTGgaacattttcaccagctgtcagttgtCCCAACTAACggatcggattcgctagatcaggcctttgtgcggcccgcgaagagcTTCATGATTCTTCTTATATCTGGCCCCTTTACTGCTCTAGAAActatacactcaaaataatccaaacgtcattgttacgtgaaaacatacgtgatttttttccatcgcactttccacgtagctcttacgttaatcataggtagcccagaatgaacgcatgaacttttgaacttcgtccattccaccgtcgctaaacgtaagagctacgtggattttccggtagcctttacgaagcgtttcaataggacctagatggctttgcattaaatttaactgtaataaagaccaatcttatttcttataggctttggaagaaaactaattcccaatgtaaacaaacttaaaagattgtgatatttttattgtcaatctgagcattttgaatcctgtccccaattttgtgagtttggtctgctttgttgtagccttcgcgtgctataattgatagaggttataaatcacgtataaaatatgaagtaaagcagggattcttcggtattcaaagcatatttaccttgaaatcaatcttacacaatgtttaaagcagcagcagcttctgaagttcttcaaaaatcaagcgggcgccatcttaggatttgagctcaacaccgatgtacgtacactatgcaaatgtcaaaatgaacttaggcacctacgtgaattccacgtaagtgcgataggtaacctcagtaaacattaccgagtcagtatttggtggttatgaatggtttagtgatctttatcttagtcaggtgaagtggaggtaaaatgaatttggaaagatctacgtgatttttcacgtagcaatgacgtttggatttttttgagtgtagaaCTAGATGTTTGAACATTTCAAGGCTGATAATCAAAACTGCcgaatttgaaatttaatacAGAACTCTCACATAAATTTCTCGGACAACTTAGGCAGGACTTTCACTAAGAGCAATTTTGTCACAGAATCCTTGGATAttagaatgcaaaatttttttaattttttacataaatctGAGTAGGACTGAATTCTCCAGATTCTAGATCAggattttataataattttagaGTGTTGTTTTGCGAAATATTAAggaaaattttcacagaatcatACAATGGATTATCGTAAAATCCATGGCCTAAATTTTATAATATAATCTTCAATAGCTGACTACAAAAGTCGTAATAAAAAAGAGAagcataattttcaattttataaaactaatcaggtttttcaaagaatactaGATGAGATTCTGGCTGAATCTCAcaaaa
It contains:
- the LOC5569796 gene encoding ATP-dependent RNA helicase DDX42, giving the protein MSGNRGNFSFSMRRPGQLSGALRPGQQQAQQQKSFSLNAVPPPSSLTGRGHGHPPPKFHHQHQQQAASGVSKHGYHTMDAIAAYANPASQYSLGKRRGKTEDDYFDDDDESGQQLDYIPAPGSPSASGSQAKSDDEDDEDDPLDAFMAGINAQVEREKKKIPQPNVDPKKGTRGDIDDVDDEESYYRYMEENPMAGLHDDGSDAELEYDEDGNPIPPPRKREIDPLPPIDHSEIDYDKFEKNFYNPHEDIVGLSLSKINELRNKLGVKVSGPAPPAPVTSFAHFGFDEQLMKAIRKSEYTQPTPIQAQGVPAALSGRDIIGIAKTGSGKTAAFLWPMLVHIMDQKELGPGDGPIGLILAPTRELSLQIYQEAKKFGKIYNISVCCCYGGGSKWEQSKALEQGAEIVVATPGRMIDMVKMKATNLQRVTYLVLDEADKMFNLGFEPQVRSICNHVRPDRQTMLFSATFKKRIERLARDVLTDPVRIMHGDLGEANEDITQHVIVMNNPAHKWNWLLAKMVELLSEGTVLIFVTKKADAEQVANNLRLKEYDPVLLHGDMDQADRNIVITRFRKREVEIMVATDVAARGLDIPHIKNVINYDIARDIDTHTHRVGRTGRAGEKGTAYTLVVDKDKEFAGHLVRNLEGANQEVPEELMKLAMQSAWFRNSRFKHNNKGKNLNVGGAGLGFRCRPVPSGPLKPSDGPSSSSAGGSGWKGPVTDRLTAMRDTFKAQYNAQFKASSDRTWENTLPEGGVFAKPNLSGFVPASSGEAGDQPQRNDEHDQSYTGEEDRPRKKKSRWN